One Stenotrophomonas sp. SAU14A_NAIMI4_5 DNA segment encodes these proteins:
- a CDS encoding MltA domain-containing protein — protein MITVTSPRALLTFVAVALLAGCATTGTRPGTPAAKPAAATYAKVDWKVLPAVSDADLQAGFVAWRSSCTRLKNDAVWAQLCATAATVSDKDPAAIRQFLQRDLDVYALRAGGHQADGLITGYYEPIYPGSLTRTATATVPVYGTPDDLIVVQLDSLYPELKGKRLRGRLDGKVLKPYDDAGTIASKGSKAPVLAWLTEPMDLQLLQIQGSGRVRLADGTQVRLAYAEQNGHPYRAIGRWLVDQGELKKEDVTMDAIRAWAKAHPARVPELLRSNPSYVFFVRSADSPEGPRGSLNVPLTAGYSVAVDRSVVPLGSLLWLSTTRPDGSPVVRPVAAQDTGGAIAGEVRADLYWGSGDAAGKLAGDMKQKGNLWMLWPKGAPLPN, from the coding sequence ATGATCACTGTTACCTCGCCGCGCGCGCTCCTCACCTTCGTGGCCGTCGCCCTGCTCGCCGGCTGCGCCACCACCGGCACCCGTCCGGGCACACCGGCCGCCAAGCCCGCTGCCGCCACCTACGCCAAGGTCGACTGGAAGGTGTTGCCGGCGGTCTCCGATGCCGACCTGCAGGCCGGCTTCGTTGCCTGGCGCAGCAGCTGCACCCGCCTGAAGAACGATGCGGTCTGGGCCCAGCTCTGCGCGACCGCAGCCACGGTATCCGACAAGGATCCGGCGGCGATCCGGCAGTTCCTGCAGCGCGACCTCGATGTTTACGCACTGCGCGCCGGGGGCCACCAGGCCGATGGCCTGATCACCGGCTACTACGAACCCATCTACCCCGGCAGCCTGACCCGCACGGCCACCGCCACGGTGCCGGTGTATGGCACGCCCGACGATCTGATCGTGGTGCAGCTGGACAGCCTCTACCCCGAGCTGAAGGGCAAGCGCCTGCGTGGCCGCCTCGACGGCAAGGTGCTCAAGCCCTATGACGACGCCGGCACCATCGCCAGCAAGGGGTCCAAGGCGCCCGTGCTGGCCTGGCTGACCGAACCGATGGACCTGCAGCTGCTGCAGATCCAGGGCTCGGGCCGCGTGCGCCTGGCCGATGGCACCCAGGTGCGGCTGGCCTATGCCGAGCAGAACGGCCACCCCTACCGCGCCATCGGCCGCTGGCTGGTGGACCAGGGCGAGCTGAAGAAGGAAGACGTCACCATGGACGCGATCCGCGCGTGGGCGAAGGCGCACCCGGCGCGCGTGCCGGAGCTGCTGCGCAGCAACCCCAGCTACGTGTTCTTCGTGCGCAGCGCCGACAGCCCGGAAGGCCCGCGCGGGTCGCTGAATGTGCCGCTGACCGCCGGCTACAGCGTGGCGGTCGACCGCAGCGTGGTGCCGCTGGGCAGCCTGCTGTGGCTTTCCACCACGCGCCCGGACGGCAGCCCGGTGGTGCGCCCGGTGGCCGCGCAGGACACCGGCGGCGCCATTGCCGGCGAGGTGCGCGCCGACCTGTACTGGGGCAGCGGCGATGCCGCCGGCAAGCTGGCCGGCGACATGAAGCAGAAGGGCAACCTCTGGATGCTGTGGCCGAAGGGTGCACCCCTGCCGAACTGA